Proteins encoded in a region of the Drosophila sechellia strain sech25 chromosome 2L, ASM438219v1, whole genome shotgun sequence genome:
- the LOC6613561 gene encoding breast cancer anti-estrogen resistance protein 3 isoform X2 encodes MEGYGSSNATTPLATAQPSPSEQQEAIALKKALEWELSLDARELRSHAWYHGALPRQRAEEIVQREGDFLVRDCASQPDNYVLSCRSKAAVLHFVLNKLVLQPETVYERVQYQFEEDAFDTVPDLITFYVGSGKPISSASGALIQFPCNRTYPLSFYGHKIVGNQLHTQMLAGLRGLSPLNSPMGSNGAVGAGMTPTFRFEPQQQQQQQLTPMAESPASPHCSPPRARREVPPPPRLPCKKQQRSQSLTPAQAMLVSNINKLQEQQLQMQELENGNGNGIMRFQTIARCNPTSEQHLESKFTTHSLPRPNTSAAQALRQQAVARISSLARNCSLDSPSDSRPPSPPPKPRKEPMAAVLAYQASGSDSGNGSGDSALGDACEASVQRGVIIKNPRFMTTSVSNGTLKSFTEFDVLAAEEELFTMAIEEVKTASKFDFENFVTLLLPSVENKPLDGDALNTFKMMLLETGPKLLAEHITRIDIALFLEEPSNEEEYYLSCSGLELLTLPHGKVFREDIIERTQCIKLMVAVTILTCQTDLDRAQLLSKWIQIAVETKTALGNLFGFSAIMLGLCMQQIQKLDQAWHILRQQYTDSAFTFEAKLRPTLSIMNEASNPQAPNTTVPHVLLYALLIDRPVMDIINHSNIEDRPALYHTCIAPWESKADDFGMTINFQHLDASRGFLKNLELYRKNAKIILEDASPRLDELLADAFRTEFHVKFLWGSSGATAKAEDRHNKLEKVLTLMADKFCLMAEQ; translated from the exons ATGGAGGGCTATGGGAGCAGCAACGCCACCACTCCGCTGGCCACCGCCCAGCCCAGTCCCAGTGAGCAACAGGAGGCCATCGCCCTGAAGAAGGCGCTCGAGTGGGAGCTGAGTCTGGACGCCAGGGAGCTGCGTTCCCACGCCTGGTACCACGGCGCACTGCCACGCCAGCGGGCCGAGGAGATCGTGCAGCGCGAGGGCGACTTCCTAGTCCGCGACTGCGCCTCCCAGCCGGACAACTATGTGCTCAGCTGCCGGAGCAAAGCAGCCGTACTGCACTTCGTACTTAACAAG TTGGTGCTTCAACCGGAGACGGTTTACGAACGGGTGCAATACCAGTTCGAGGAGGATGCCTTTGATACGGTGCCCGACCTAATTACCTTCTACGTGGGATCAGGCAAACCCATCTCGTCGGCCTCGGGAGCGCTCATTCAGTTTCCCTGCAATCGCACCTATCCGCTCTCCTTCTACGGCCATAAGATCGTGGGCAACCAGCTGCACACGCAGATGCTGGCCGGTCTGCGAGGTCTGAGTCCTCTAAACTCGCCGATGGGCAGTAATGGTGCAGTGGGAGCAGGAATGACCCCTACCTTCCGCTTCgaaccgcagcagcagcagcagcaacagctcacGCCGATGGCTGAGTCACCGGCAAGTCCGCACTGCTCGCCGCCGAGGGCACGTAGAGAGGTTCCTCCGCCGCCGCGGCTGCCCTGCAAGAAGCAACAGCGCTCCCAGAGCCTCACCCCAGCCCAGGCCATGTTGGtcagcaacatcaacaagcttcaggagcagcagctgcagatgCAGGAGCTCGAGAACGGCAACGGCAACGGAATAATGCGCTTCCAGACAATCGCCAGGTGTAACCCGACCAGTGAGCAGCACCTGGAGAGCAAGTTCACCACCCACTCGCTGCCGAGACCCAACACTTCTGCGGCACAGGCTCTGCGCCAGCAAGCGGTGGCCCGAATCTCGAGCCTGGCGAGGAACTGCAGCCTGGACTCGCCGTCGGACTCACGGCCACCCAGTCCGCCGCCCAAGCCACGCAAGGAGCCCATGGCAGCGGTGCTGGCATACCAGGCCAGTGGATCCGACTCGGGAAACGGGTCCGGTGATTCGGCTCTAGGAGATGCATGTGAGGCGAGCGTACAGCGTGGTGTGATAATCAAGAATCCCCGATTTATGACTACTTCGGTCTCGAACGGAACGCTGAAGAGCTTCACGGAGTTCGATGTCCTGGCCGCTGAGGAAGAACTATTCACCATGGCCATAGAAGAAGTTAAAACG GCAAGCAAGTTTGACTTTGAGAACTTTGTTACTTTGCTACTGCCATCTGTGGAGAACAAGCCCCTGGATGGCGATGCTCTAAACACCTTCAAGATGATGCTTCTGGAGACGGGCCCGAAGCTGCTGGCGGAGCACATCACTCGCATCGACATTGCCCTGTTTTTGGAGGAGCCGTCGAACGAGGAGGAGTACTATCTGAGCTGTTCGGGTCTTGAGCTGCTAACACTGCCCCATGGAAAGGTCTTTAGGGAGGACATAATAGAGCGGACGCAGTGCATCAAGCTGATGGTCGCAGTGACCATACTCACCTGTCAAACGGATCTGGACCGGGCTCAACTGCTCAGTAAATGGATTCAGATCGCAGTGGAAACTAAGACGGCTCTAGGCAATCTGTTTGGATTCAGCGCCATCATGTTGGGCCTATGCATGCAACAG ATCCAAAAGCTCGACCAGGCCTGGCACATCCTTAGGCAACAGTACACGGACAGCGCCTTCACCTTCGAGGCCAAGTTGCGACCCACGTTGAGCATCATGAACGAGGCCTCCAATCCACAGGCTCCAAACACAACCGTTCCCCATGTTCTGCTGTACGCACTACTGATCGATCGACCCGTCATGGACATCATAAACCACTCGAACATCGAAGATCGCCCTGCTCTGTACCACACCTGTATTGCTCCTTGGGAGTCGAAAGCGGATGACTTTGGCATGACCATCAACTTCCAGCATCTGGATGCATCGCGTGGCTTCCTTAAGAACTTGGAATTGTATCGAAAGAATGCCAAGATTATCCTGGAGGATGCCAGTCCTCGTCTCGATGAGCTTCTAGCTGATGCTTTTCG AACCGAGTTCCATGTCAAGTTCCTATGGGGCAGTTCCGGAGCAACGGCCAAGGCCGAAGATCGGCACAACAAGCTGGAAAAGGTGCTCACCCTGATGGCCGACAAGTTCTGCCTGATGGCCGAGCAGTAA
- the LOC6613561 gene encoding breast cancer anti-estrogen resistance protein 3 isoform X1: MGNTQARPLVNRQEPNRRSSILWNFRYSNTVRRREDLSVMVHNSRMSISEWLDLLELQQYEGNLQEFSTVDDVVDITDKELKQCGVRGAHRQRMVNSLMGVRAKRRQSMNLEAMSSAPRAVPRRKNSCPLVYLGENPQDMAGSGDSGPGVITTKSGKVLKQLTFDETSTIYEELRPRSKCNSPHWAIEDSRMEGYGSSNATTPLATAQPSPSEQQEAIALKKALEWELSLDARELRSHAWYHGALPRQRAEEIVQREGDFLVRDCASQPDNYVLSCRSKAAVLHFVLNKLVLQPETVYERVQYQFEEDAFDTVPDLITFYVGSGKPISSASGALIQFPCNRTYPLSFYGHKIVGNQLHTQMLAGLRGLSPLNSPMGSNGAVGAGMTPTFRFEPQQQQQQQLTPMAESPASPHCSPPRARREVPPPPRLPCKKQQRSQSLTPAQAMLVSNINKLQEQQLQMQELENGNGNGIMRFQTIARCNPTSEQHLESKFTTHSLPRPNTSAAQALRQQAVARISSLARNCSLDSPSDSRPPSPPPKPRKEPMAAVLAYQASGSDSGNGSGDSALGDACEASVQRGVIIKNPRFMTTSVSNGTLKSFTEFDVLAAEEELFTMAIEEVKTASKFDFENFVTLLLPSVENKPLDGDALNTFKMMLLETGPKLLAEHITRIDIALFLEEPSNEEEYYLSCSGLELLTLPHGKVFREDIIERTQCIKLMVAVTILTCQTDLDRAQLLSKWIQIAVETKTALGNLFGFSAIMLGLCMQQIQKLDQAWHILRQQYTDSAFTFEAKLRPTLSIMNEASNPQAPNTTVPHVLLYALLIDRPVMDIINHSNIEDRPALYHTCIAPWESKADDFGMTINFQHLDASRGFLKNLELYRKNAKIILEDASPRLDELLADAFRTEFHVKFLWGSSGATAKAEDRHNKLEKVLTLMADKFCLMAEQ, encoded by the exons ATGGGCAACACCCAGGCCCGACCGCTGGTGAACCGCCAAGAGCCGAATCGGAGGAGCA GCATTTTGTGGAACTTTCGGTACTCGAACACAGTGCGTCGTCGCGAAGATCTGTCCGTAATGGTGCACAACTCCAGGATGAGCATAAGCGAGTGGCTGGACCTTCTGGAGCTGCAGCAGTACGAAG GAAACCTACAGGAGTTCAGCACCGTGGACGACGTGGTGGACATCACGGACAAGGAGCTGAAGCAATGTGGCGTGCGCGGTGCCCATCGCCAGCGGATGGTCAACAGTTTGATGGGTGTTCGTGCCAAGCGAAGGCAGTCCATGAATCTGGAAG CAATGAGCAGTGCGCCGCGAGCAGTGCCACGACGCAAGAACTCCTGTCCATTGGTGTATCTGGGTGAGAATCCCCAAGATATGGCGGGAAGCGGCGATAGCGGACCCGGCGTGATTACCACCAAGAGTGGCAAGGTCCTGAAGCAACTAACCTTTGATGAGACTTCCACCAT CTACGAGGAACTGAGGCCGCGCTCCAAGTGCAACAGTCCCCATTGGGCCATCGAAGACAGCAGGATGGAGGGCTATGGGAGCAGCAACGCCACCACTCCGCTGGCCACCGCCCAGCCCAGTCCCAGTGAGCAACAGGAGGCCATCGCCCTGAAGAAGGCGCTCGAGTGGGAGCTGAGTCTGGACGCCAGGGAGCTGCGTTCCCACGCCTGGTACCACGGCGCACTGCCACGCCAGCGGGCCGAGGAGATCGTGCAGCGCGAGGGCGACTTCCTAGTCCGCGACTGCGCCTCCCAGCCGGACAACTATGTGCTCAGCTGCCGGAGCAAAGCAGCCGTACTGCACTTCGTACTTAACAAG TTGGTGCTTCAACCGGAGACGGTTTACGAACGGGTGCAATACCAGTTCGAGGAGGATGCCTTTGATACGGTGCCCGACCTAATTACCTTCTACGTGGGATCAGGCAAACCCATCTCGTCGGCCTCGGGAGCGCTCATTCAGTTTCCCTGCAATCGCACCTATCCGCTCTCCTTCTACGGCCATAAGATCGTGGGCAACCAGCTGCACACGCAGATGCTGGCCGGTCTGCGAGGTCTGAGTCCTCTAAACTCGCCGATGGGCAGTAATGGTGCAGTGGGAGCAGGAATGACCCCTACCTTCCGCTTCgaaccgcagcagcagcagcagcaacagctcacGCCGATGGCTGAGTCACCGGCAAGTCCGCACTGCTCGCCGCCGAGGGCACGTAGAGAGGTTCCTCCGCCGCCGCGGCTGCCCTGCAAGAAGCAACAGCGCTCCCAGAGCCTCACCCCAGCCCAGGCCATGTTGGtcagcaacatcaacaagcttcaggagcagcagctgcagatgCAGGAGCTCGAGAACGGCAACGGCAACGGAATAATGCGCTTCCAGACAATCGCCAGGTGTAACCCGACCAGTGAGCAGCACCTGGAGAGCAAGTTCACCACCCACTCGCTGCCGAGACCCAACACTTCTGCGGCACAGGCTCTGCGCCAGCAAGCGGTGGCCCGAATCTCGAGCCTGGCGAGGAACTGCAGCCTGGACTCGCCGTCGGACTCACGGCCACCCAGTCCGCCGCCCAAGCCACGCAAGGAGCCCATGGCAGCGGTGCTGGCATACCAGGCCAGTGGATCCGACTCGGGAAACGGGTCCGGTGATTCGGCTCTAGGAGATGCATGTGAGGCGAGCGTACAGCGTGGTGTGATAATCAAGAATCCCCGATTTATGACTACTTCGGTCTCGAACGGAACGCTGAAGAGCTTCACGGAGTTCGATGTCCTGGCCGCTGAGGAAGAACTATTCACCATGGCCATAGAAGAAGTTAAAACG GCAAGCAAGTTTGACTTTGAGAACTTTGTTACTTTGCTACTGCCATCTGTGGAGAACAAGCCCCTGGATGGCGATGCTCTAAACACCTTCAAGATGATGCTTCTGGAGACGGGCCCGAAGCTGCTGGCGGAGCACATCACTCGCATCGACATTGCCCTGTTTTTGGAGGAGCCGTCGAACGAGGAGGAGTACTATCTGAGCTGTTCGGGTCTTGAGCTGCTAACACTGCCCCATGGAAAGGTCTTTAGGGAGGACATAATAGAGCGGACGCAGTGCATCAAGCTGATGGTCGCAGTGACCATACTCACCTGTCAAACGGATCTGGACCGGGCTCAACTGCTCAGTAAATGGATTCAGATCGCAGTGGAAACTAAGACGGCTCTAGGCAATCTGTTTGGATTCAGCGCCATCATGTTGGGCCTATGCATGCAACAG ATCCAAAAGCTCGACCAGGCCTGGCACATCCTTAGGCAACAGTACACGGACAGCGCCTTCACCTTCGAGGCCAAGTTGCGACCCACGTTGAGCATCATGAACGAGGCCTCCAATCCACAGGCTCCAAACACAACCGTTCCCCATGTTCTGCTGTACGCACTACTGATCGATCGACCCGTCATGGACATCATAAACCACTCGAACATCGAAGATCGCCCTGCTCTGTACCACACCTGTATTGCTCCTTGGGAGTCGAAAGCGGATGACTTTGGCATGACCATCAACTTCCAGCATCTGGATGCATCGCGTGGCTTCCTTAAGAACTTGGAATTGTATCGAAAGAATGCCAAGATTATCCTGGAGGATGCCAGTCCTCGTCTCGATGAGCTTCTAGCTGATGCTTTTCG AACCGAGTTCCATGTCAAGTTCCTATGGGGCAGTTCCGGAGCAACGGCCAAGGCCGAAGATCGGCACAACAAGCTGGAAAAGGTGCTCACCCTGATGGCCGACAAGTTCTGCCTGATGGCCGAGCAGTAA